From the genome of Oscillospiraceae bacterium:
CATATAACTTTTAATTTGTATGATACCTCAGTCTTACTTAAATAGGCCTATTCTTGAAGAGAATCAAATATATTCTGCCGTATCATCTATTTGCTTCTATCAATCACTTTATTGAACGATAGTATTTATAAAACATTGGTGCTGTTGTACAAACCGCAATAGTATCTGCAATCGGCTCTGCGAGATATACGCCCATGACTTGATTTTGGATTACAAGAGGCATCACAAAAATTAAGGGGATCAACAAAATGATTTTTCTCCAAATAGTTAGAAAAATTGCAGTAGGCGCTTGATCCAATGCTACAAAGCTATACTGACAAGCAACTTGAATTCCATAAATCAGTAGCATAGACAAATAAACTCGCATACTCCACCCTGAATATAAGATAAGCTGTGTATCACTTGTAAAAATACCTGCAACTGTTTTCGGCATAGTCATGCATACAATCCAAATAATAAACGAACCTGTCACGCATGATATTAAAAGCATACGGAATATTTGTTTTACTCTTTTTAAGTTTCCAGCTCCAAGATTATAACTTAATAGCGGCTGAGCCCCCTGCACTAACCCCGGCAGGAGAAGCATGACAAATTGCATGACGCTGTTCAAAATACTCATTGAAGCAACCGCCATATCTCCGCCATATTTTTGAAGCGAAGTATTAAAGCTGATTGCTACCAAATTTTCGGTTAGCTGCATAAGCGCTGGTGAAGCACCAAGTAAAATACAAGGCAGAAGAATATTCTTGCGAAATCGTATCATACTCCACTCTAACTGAAGTGTACTTTTTTTCCCTCGCAAATACCTCACCACGAAAAATGTTGATACCGCCTGCGAAATAACAGTTGCCAAGGCAGCTCCGCATACTCCCATCTGAAATATGTTTATCAAAATAGCATCTAAAACGATATTCGTTATTGCGCCAATTGCTACGTTTTTCATGCTTACAAAAGTTTTCCCTTGTGCGGTAATAAATGCATTTAATCCCAGCGTAAGTTGAGTAAATACTGTGCCAAGGCAATAGATGTTCATGTAATCCGTAGCATAGCCGATTGTGTCACTACTTGCACCAAACAGCAATAAAATAGGTTTTCCAAAGGCCAGCATAATTATCGTGATTAATACTGAAATCCAAATCAGCATCCATGTGCAGCTTCCTAATACCTCCCTTGCTTGCTCTTTATCCCCTTTGCCAAGGAATATAGATGCCTTAGGTGCGCCGCCCATACTGACCAGTGCAGCAAAAGCAGAAATTGCTAAAATGACTGGTGTAGTTACTCCGACTCCTGCAAGAGCCTGTTTCCCTGCAACTGGAATATGCCCGATAAACATTTTGTCAACGAGATTATATAAAATATTAATCAGCTGTGCCATGACTGCCGGAACAGCTGATTTTATAAAAGCTTTGTGGACTGGCATAGAGACCTGCAGATTTTCATCCTCCATTTTTATCCTTCCAAACTTCGATGTTATATACTTTTTATCTGTGGCAAATCTGCATTGCTACTCCATCTGCCATAATTTGAAAACCATGTTTTTGGTAGAACGATGCATTCTTGCTCTCTTCCGGCATGATTTCAATATAAAGATAGTTTTTATATTTTTCTTTAACCAGTTCTATCATCTTGCTTGCAATGCCATGTCCATGATAATCCGGATTTACCAATACATAATGCATATATGCAACCATTTCTGTATCATCTAATAAGCGTACCAACCCCACCAGTCTATCTCCATCCCATGCGGTAATGACAGTAGATGAATTTATTAATGCTTTATAAAGCCTTTCGGGATATTGACCGGATACCCAACCTACAGACAAAAAGAGTTTTTCCGTCTGCTCCATTGTAAAAATTTTGTCCTCTGTATATTTGATTTCCATGAATATCACTCTTTCTATTTATAATCACATTTCTGGCAATGAGCCATCTTCATATCGGAATCTTCTTTATAAAAGATACCCGCCCAATGGCAAATGCTTTGCAAAATAGGAACAACGGTTTTTCCACGCTCAGTTAATGTATATTCAACTCGTGGAGGAATCTCGTCATATGATTTTCGATCCACAATTCCGTTTGCAATCAATTCCTTTAGCGTAGCTGCAAGCACAGCATCAGTAATATTTCCCATCTCTTTACGCACTTCGCTATAACGAAGTGTTCCTTTTGAGGCAAGCACACAGATAATACGGGAATTCCATCTCCCACCAAAAATATCCATTCCATATTCCAATGGACAACGAATGTCTTTATCCAGTTTTCTTTGATACAAGTCGATCATCCTTTCACGATACTGAATGCACAGTAAGCAAGGAATACTCCTAAAACAGCATTTATCAGCTTAAAGTGCTTTTCATAGATTGTTTGTAATTTAACTCCAAGAAAAGCCCATGTAAGACACGCAACACTTCCGATGCTCACAGCAAATATTCCGTATAATGCCAGGTCAACTGATGTTTTGCTATTTGGAATAAAATAAACACTAAGTAGCGTAGAAATATAAAAATAGATTTTTACATTCACCAGTTGTAATAATAGCCCTTCCTTTAGTGTGGGATTTCCACTTTTACTGTTTTCAGCCGCTGTACTACGAACAATATGAATGGCGAGCCATATCATATATACTCCACCAACATATTTTAGAATCGACAATAAGGAAGCAAACTGATGGGCCAAGCAGTAAATTGCTATTGTACACATCGTTTGTACAAGAGCATACCCCAAACAAATCCCAAGAATCAGTTTTTGGCTTTTTTTCCAACCGTACTGACTTGTTGTGTTGATCGCAAGGATATTCCCCGGTCCCGGTGTAAAAGAACAGGTAATCATATATAAAAATAAAGGTATCAGTACAGATAGTGGCATAGCTTTTCTCCATTTCAGTATAAGGGGACAACTTGTGATTGACAAGTTACTATTAAATTTATGAGTGTCAATTTTATGAATCTATCAATGAAACTGCTTTACGGTGGCAGAGAACTGTGCAACGCCCGCAGCCAATGCACTTTTCCCAATCTACAGTGCTTTTCCAACCAACCACTATTTTTATAGCCTGAACAGGGCAAACTTGCGTACAGGCTCCGCAGCCAACGCATTTTTGTTTATCTACAATCGCTTTTGCATTAGCCAAAATTCCACCTCCCAAATAAGAAAAAGCGAACACGGAGCTTTGACCACTCTGTGCCCGCTTTTCTTGACCATTACAGAATTTTCTTGTTATCAGCACCTGGCGTTGTAACAATAATCTTTTCTGGTGTAATGATCAATGCTCCCTTTGCTGTGGCTGCATTGTTAAACATCTTTTCCACCATAGCTTTGAACGTGTCAACCACAGCACCCTCAGTCACATATTTTGCAGTGCCTTTGATCTGGTAACCTTCCAAGTTCTGTGCATCATAAACGGAAATTGCAATTTTACCGTTGTTTGCTTTGATGTTTGCCAGAGTGGTTTCAAGAAATACGTCACCAACCAAGAGAGTACCATCCTCGGCTACATCCTTGAATGCGACCGGAACAACATTGGGCTCTCCATTTGCACAGGTTGCAAGATCCCACATACTGCTTTGCAGCAATTTTTTCACATTTTCATTCAACATAAAATAACCTCCCTAAGATAATTGTTTTGGGGCTTGTGCCTTATGCAATATTATATTTAAGCAACGCATCTGGAACAAGATATTAGTTAGTTTATAAGTAGCTATTAAATTTAATAGTATTGGTTGTATTGACTCACATAAATTCGGATATGAATGTCCAAATTTATGTGACAACAAATACTGGCAAGCAATGCTTGTTGAGGGCAACGCCCCCAAGCCCCTTTGAACACAGAATTTCATTCTGTGGCTGCGCGTTCTGCGAACGCTTTTAGAACATGACCGGCTCATCGCTGGCCATGTTCTTTTTCTTTCTCGGCATTCTGTTCCTCCGTTCCCATCAGCCGGTCAACATTGACTTTGGCGGTCAAAACCTCCTGCATTTCCTGACGAGCCTGCTGGTATTCCGCATAGGCTTTTTTCTTTGCTTCCAGCAAAGTCGCATACTCAATCTGCAATTCTTTTACCCGTGGCAGCTTCTGTACGCCCAGCTCATCAAATGCTTTCTTTGCCGCCTTGTGGAGCAGAATATCTGCTTCATGCTCTGCCAAAAACTTTTTGGAATACCCGGCTTTCCGATAAGCGGTATAGACCTCGCGGGTTTTAGAATAGTTGATGATCTGTGTCCGCAGTACCGCAAGCTCTGCCATACGCTTTTCTGCCGCCTTGATTTGTCCGGCAAGTGTATTATAGCGGTCAGTTGCAGTCTTTGCTTTTTCAGCAAGCGCCGCATACTCTAACAGCCCATTCTCCGAGAGATAGTTCATAGTCTTTGCCATCTGCTTTAGATTGAACACCTTTGCCCAACGCGCATAACCGGAGCTCTTGCCTGCCTGCAATTTTGCCTGAATGTCCACCAGAAGATTGACCTTTTTTGGCTCTGCCTGAACCAGCTTTTTATTTCTGGGTGCATGACTTTTTTCTCTGGCAAGAACGGCGGCAAGTGCGCTTTCTGTGTAATCAGCACCCAGCGTATCCATGCGGGCAAAGCGTTTTTGTCCCGGTGCTAACAGCGAAGCCGTCTTGCCGCGCTTCACTTGAACACCTTCACTCTGGAGCAGCGCGAACAACGCATTCAAGTCCTCTGGCTTTTTCGCAAGAGCGTTGTCGATGGCAACACGCAGCAGCTCCCGGTGTGACGGTTTTGCAGCATCACCCAGCCACTTGTTGTAGCTCTTTCCGTGTGGCTTCGGGTTCTCCTCGATAGACAAACCATTCTCAATACAAATGGTATCGTTCAGACGGCGCACCGCTTTTGTGCTACCCCAGAAGTTACGAAACTTTCTTTCACAATCCACCGTGACGGCGTTCCAGATAATGTGATTATGAATGTGCGCTTTGTCGATATGGGTGCAGACCACAAACGCATTGTTGCCTTTTGTAAATCGCTTTGCCAGCTCACAACCGATGCGGTTTGCTTCCTCCGGCGTAATCTCTCCCGGAGCAAAAGACTGGCGCAGATGATAAGCAATCACATCATCCGCACCACGCACCCGTCCTGTCTTTGTAATGTACTCCCGCTTGGCTAACACAAACTCTGCATCAGCGGTACGGCTGTCACAGCCATAGCAGGAAATCAATTTACCCTTTTCTGTTTTCTGCGGATTTTCCACATAGTCGATGATGTCGGAAACGGCTTTGCTGACTGTCCGTCCTTTGCCAATATGAAGCGGCATAATTCTTGTTGTTGCCATATCAAAACACCTCCTTTGGCATACTCAGAAAAAGAAAATGCGGAGTGGTTTTGTCCACTCCGCAAACGCTTTATCCATATATCAAGTCTTGAATCCAATACCGTAAGTCCTGCACCTTGGCGAGCAGCCATGCCGCCGCCATTGGAAGCCCCATCGGGCTGACCAAAAAGGCAATCACCAGCAGGATAATGCCGTTTGTCACTGAATATGTAATCAGCACTGCCAATCCCAACAGTGCGATTACTGAACCGGCAATACCGAACACAAATGACGAGCAGTACAAAAGCCCCATGCAGAGCCAAACGAACAGTGCCAGCAGTGCTATTGCCGGTGCGAATAAGATTTTTAGCAAAATTCTCATAGTTCTTCCAGCTCCTTTCGCTTCTCATAATACGGCTGGCACAACTGCTCTACCAGTGCATCATCTTCGGCTGTAACTTCTCGTTTTCCTTTGGTCAGCATCAGCTCCTGATAAGTCTTGAAATCCCCCAGCAGCTGCTCAAATAATTCTTCCGGCGTGGCGCAAAGGTAAACCTCATTATAACAGGGGGAATGCTCATCCCACTCAATCTTCAAATAACCACGGCTGGTTTTTACAACCTCTATTTCCTGATCCTGCTTCAAATATTCTTGAAAAATTTCAATGACATTTTCGTTAGTCAACACGGCATTTGCCTCCTTTTTCATTCTTTACCTTAATATTAACTGCGTTGGCCAACCTCATGCAAGGATGCGGCGGAAAAATCATATTTCAGATGTTTTCTCCTTGTGACCGAGCAGCTTTTTCGTTTTCTCCATCTCCTCGTTTCCATGCAGCACAACAAGGTTTGGAACAATGGTCTGTTTTTCCGAGTCAATCCGTATAACATGGCAACCCTTTTTTCGTGCGTAATCAACCGTATAGGCAGTGCCGCCTTTTTTCTCACCGTTATAAACTGCCAACAAATATTTAGCATGGTCTACCATCCAGCGGTTTCGGCGGAACATACAATCCGGCGTGTAATGATTACTGATATAAACTGTTTCATCACATTGGACAAGCAAATCAAAATACCGCTCCCGCTGTTCCACAGACCATTTATTTGCCTGCGTTTCACAGGGAATGGCGGCAATTAGTTGAATCTGCGGGTTCTTTTCCTTTTGCGCCAGCACCAGTTCGGCACCCCAAATATCCACGCCCAGCGCCACACCTGATATAAAAGTTTTAACACCATGCTCCATCAAAAAAACAATTTCCTGCTGCATCAGCTCTTTGAGCCGGATGCAGCCCGGGTGTTCTTCATCATATCCAAAGCTAAAACTGATGGGGCGATGCCCCGTAAATGCAAAGTTGTATTGTAATCCATTGTTTTTCCTCGCTTTTGTATAATATCGTATTACTAATGCGATAATTATAATGCCAATAATGAGTTTAAGTCAATGACACCATTACATAAACTAATGGTGATAGGTGGTGTTGCAATGAAAGAGAAGAAAACAATCAACATGGAAATCGGAGCGCAAATCCAATCCGCGCGAGAAAAGGCAGGAATGACCCAAGAACGCTTTGGGGAACTGGTAGGGCTTGGCACAAAAAGTGTTTCCGCGATTGAGCGCGGGGCTGTCGGCGTTTCGCTTTCTTCTATGAAGAAGATCTGTCAGGTATTGGCCGTGTCCAGTGATACGCTGCTGTTTGGTCCGGCAGAAACACGCGATATGCGGGATTTGACCTCCCGCCTTGAACGGCTCTCCCCAGAACAGTACGCGATTGCCGAGCGCATCCTAAATGCGTTGGTCGAGGGATTTGCACTAAATTCAGAGAATAGCAAGGATAGCTGAAAAAGCTGCCCTTGCTTTTTTCTTTTATCATAACCGTATCACGCCTTTTTCTGCAAGGATACGGCGGCATAAAAAAATCAGCGGAGGAAGCAGCGGCGCGTTATGCCGTTCTCCCTCCGCTGATTGGGGTTTATACCCCTGTTAGGAAATAGCACTGAGCCGAGCCAATACCTCGTTCAGCCCCGACCAGATTGCATCCTGTTTCTAGTGTATATCCTCCATATCCGCATCATAAATGCGCCCGGTTTCATGCACCCGTTTGGTGAGCTGATTTAGGTTATTGCTGCTGCGCCGCATGAGGGAAAGCAGCTCCTTGATTTCCGGCAAATCCAGCTTTACCACATAACCGTCTATTGCCATTTTTCGCAAATAGGCTTCTCGGTTGATGGTTCCCATCTGCGCCATTTTGGTTTCGATCAGCTCCAGCTCATGGGGCGATACCCTGAAATTCAGCTGCACCTCACGCTTGCGCTTTGGTGCGCTCATCGCTCCACACCGCGTTTCTTCGGAATGGGAGCCTTGGGCTGTTCCTCCGTGGCCTGCGCCAGCTTCTTACGCACGGATGCCTTTCGCAAAGGCTGGCTGCGATTTTCCTCTTTGGAAATCAGGGCGAATAGTCCTTTGCGGTCTTTCATGCCGGAAAAGGTAAGGGATGCAAAGGGCAGCATGGCAAAAAGTTTATCCTGATCTTTGGACGAAGCACGCAAAAGAAAGTCCTGCGAAATCTGTGCCATAAAGTGCGTTTCGTTGGGGCTGTTTGGTTTCTGCGGCTCCTGCAGGCGGCGAAGCAGCCGCGCCGCTTCTTGCTGAATGTCCTCTTTGGTAAGGGGCTGTGTCAGCAAATATTCACGCCTTGCTTGTGTGGTAAACAAATCCAGCAAGCCGGGGTGCGCCTGATTTACCACAAACTCATGGTTTTGGTCACTGCCCCAGCTGTCTTTATCCTCATAGACAGGAATGGTCTTTGCCCAGCTCTTGTTGTCATGGGAGATGCGCCCGTCCCAATCCTTTTGGCGCACGGTATTCGCCAGCACATAAAGGGTGCGGTCATAACCGAATTGCGCCACTACCTGTTTTACAGCATCACGCCCCAGCGCATTGTTGCGATAGTTGTCCGCAATGGCGGTATCAATGGCATCACGGCAGGCGATATTTGCTTTGTGGGATGCCCGGTACTCCGGCAGTTCCTCATGCTCATGTGCATAGGATGCCGGATACGGATACACTGGCAGCTGCAACAGCTCCAGTTTTGCTTCCTGCTCTTGCTGCACCACATCATTTGCTCTGGAAGTGATGCAGTCCAGCACCTCGTCCATGTAGCCGGTTTCCCGGTTTTCAAATTCGTGGAACACATCACCCAGCGGGATGGGCGATGCAAGAAGTGCCGAAACCTGTTCAATGTTCAGGCTGTTATTTTCCAGCGACATCAAAATATCCTCCCGCACCGTATATTCATAGGTATGGTGCAGGATTTCCTCCGGGGTCTGCTTCAAGAGCCAGCCCCGATAGGTGTCCTGTTCGGCAAACATCTTTTCATACAAAGCGGTGTTCAATGCTTCTGCCGCTTTTTCCTGATGCTCGGTTTCCGTACTCTGGTAATGCGCCAGATCGTGCGGGTTATCCTCGCCGTATTCGTTATAGACCAAATCGTCCACGGCTTTTCGGGTGGTGGCATCTGCCGCCATCACCTGAAAAGTAAAGCCGGAAGTGCTGCGATAGGGCAGCTCCTCTTGCACGGTCTGGATAAACTTTTTCGGGTCAGTAAAAATTTCCTGCTCTCCACTTGCGTAGGATGCAGTTCCAATAATATTCGACATTATAATACCTCCTCATGTGGTTTCGGTTTCTTTTCGCTGGTGCGCGGCGGCAAGGGGCGTTTCAGGCCCTCCAGCACAGAGGGGCGGCTGCTTTTGGCAATCGCCTGCTCCGGCACAGAACGCCGTCCGTCCATATTCAATAGGGCATCCAGCTCGGTGAGCCGCGCAGTTTTCACTTTCAATTCTTCTTCCTGCGGGAATGGCTTTCCGACCTCTGCCTGTGCCGCCTTTTGCTGCTGGTAAAGGTTTTCAAGCTGTGCTTGTACGCTGGTCAGGCGCTCCGGCATTTTATCCAGGGCGTTGTCAATGCGGACAAGGTTGCCGCGCGGGTCAGCGCCAAGGACAGCCCGGTGTGTCATCTGCCCACGCAGAGCAAGCTCATAGGTTTTTCAAAGGCGTTAAAGCTGACGGACATGGTAAAGCCGCGATAAGTGCCAATCTGTACCGGGTCACTTCCTTTGACCTCCTTGCAGGCATCCAGCAATGCCGCGCCTGCGTTTTCCTTATCGGTCAGAACATCACCACGAATTTCCATGCCAGCAAAGCCGTCTGTCGGGTGCGGGTGTGCCGCCAGCGTTTCCATATCTGCCTGCAAGCCCTTAACAA
Proteins encoded in this window:
- a CDS encoding 4Fe-4S binding protein is translated as MANAKAIVDKQKCVGCGACTQVCPVQAIKIVVGWKSTVDWEKCIGCGRCTVLCHRKAVSLIDS
- a CDS encoding DUF1273 domain-containing protein; protein product: MSFSFGYDEEHPGCIRLKELMQQEIVFLMEHGVKTFISGVALGVDIWGAELVLAQKEKNPQIQLIAAIPCETQANKWSVEQRERYFDLLVQCDETVYISNHYTPDCMFRRNRWMVDHAKYLLAVYNGEKKGGTAYTVDYARKKGCHVIRIDSEKQTIVPNLVVLHGNEEMEKTKKLLGHKEKTSEI
- a CDS encoding helix-turn-helix domain-containing protein, whose amino-acid sequence is MTPLHKLMVIGGVAMKEKKTINMEIGAQIQSAREKAGMTQERFGELVGLGTKSVSAIERGAVGVSLSSMKKICQVLAVSSDTLLFGPAETRDMRDLTSRLERLSPEQYAIAERILNALVEGFALNSENSKDS
- a CDS encoding relaxase/mobilization nuclease domain-containing protein — protein: MATTRIMPLHIGKGRTVSKAVSDIIDYVENPQKTEKGKLISCYGCDSRTADAEFVLAKREYITKTGRVRGADDVIAYHLRQSFAPGEITPEEANRIGCELAKRFTKGNNAFVVCTHIDKAHIHNHIIWNAVTVDCERKFRNFWGSTKAVRRLNDTICIENGLSIEENPKPHGKSYNKWLGDAAKPSHRELLRVAIDNALAKKPEDLNALFALLQSEGVQVKRGKTASLLAPGQKRFARMDTLGADYTESALAAVLAREKSHAPRNKKLVQAEPKKVNLLVDIQAKLQAGKSSGYARWAKVFNLKQMAKTMNYLSENGLLEYAALAEKAKTATDRYNTLAGQIKAAEKRMAELAVLRTQIINYSKTREVYTAYRKAGYSKKFLAEHEADILLHKAAKKAFDELGVQKLPRVKELQIEYATLLEAKKKAYAEYQQARQEMQEVLTAKVNVDRLMGTEEQNAEKEKEHGQR
- a CDS encoding pyridoxamine 5'-phosphate oxidase family protein: MLNENVKKLLQSSMWDLATCANGEPNVVPVAFKDVAEDGTLLVGDVFLETTLANIKANNGKIAISVYDAQNLEGYQIKGTAKYVTEGAVVDTFKAMVEKMFNNAATAKGALIITPEKIIVTTPGADNKKIL
- a CDS encoding MATE family efflux transporter, with the translated sequence MEDENLQVSMPVHKAFIKSAVPAVMAQLINILYNLVDKMFIGHIPVAGKQALAGVGVTTPVILAISAFAALVSMGGAPKASIFLGKGDKEQAREVLGSCTWMLIWISVLITIIMLAFGKPILLLFGASSDTIGYATDYMNIYCLGTVFTQLTLGLNAFITAQGKTFVSMKNVAIGAITNIVLDAILINIFQMGVCGAALATVISQAVSTFFVVRYLRGKKSTLQLEWSMIRFRKNILLPCILLGASPALMQLTENLVAISFNTSLQKYGGDMAVASMSILNSVMQFVMLLLPGLVQGAQPLLSYNLGAGNLKRVKQIFRMLLISCVTGSFIIWIVCMTMPKTVAGIFTSDTQLILYSGWSMRVYLSMLLIYGIQVACQYSFVALDQAPTAIFLTIWRKIILLIPLIFVMPLVIQNQVMGVYLAEPIADTIAVCTTAPMFYKYYRSIK
- a CDS encoding LysE family transporter, with translation MPLSVLIPLFLYMITCSFTPGPGNILAINTTSQYGWKKSQKLILGICLGYALVQTMCTIAIYCLAHQFASLLSILKYVGGVYMIWLAIHIVRSTAAENSKSGNPTLKEGLLLQLVNVKIYFYISTLLSVYFIPNSKTSVDLALYGIFAVSIGSVACLTWAFLGVKLQTIYEKHFKLINAVLGVFLAYCAFSIVKG
- a CDS encoding CD1845 family protein, which translates into the protein MRILLKILFAPAIALLALFVWLCMGLLYCSSFVFGIAGSVIALLGLAVLITYSVTNGIILLVIAFLVSPMGLPMAAAWLLAKVQDLRYWIQDLIYG
- a CDS encoding helix-turn-helix transcriptional regulator encodes the protein MIDLYQRKLDKDIRCPLEYGMDIFGGRWNSRIICVLASKGTLRYSEVRKEMGNITDAVLAATLKELIANGIVDRKSYDEIPPRVEYTLTERGKTVVPILQSICHWAGIFYKEDSDMKMAHCQKCDYK
- a CDS encoding DUF3849 domain-containing protein yields the protein MSNIIGTASYASGEQEIFTDPKKFIQTVQEELPYRSTSGFTFQVMAADATTRKAVDDLVYNEYGEDNPHDLAHYQSTETEHQEKAAEALNTALYEKMFAEQDTYRGWLLKQTPEEILHHTYEYTVREDILMSLENNSLNIEQVSALLASPIPLGDVFHEFENRETGYMDEVLDCITSRANDVVQQEQEAKLELLQLPVYPYPASYAHEHEELPEYRASHKANIACRDAIDTAIADNYRNNALGRDAVKQVVAQFGYDRTLYVLANTVRQKDWDGRISHDNKSWAKTIPVYEDKDSWGSDQNHEFVVNQAHPGLLDLFTTQARREYLLTQPLTKEDIQQEAARLLRRLQEPQKPNSPNETHFMAQISQDFLLRASSKDQDKLFAMLPFASLTFSGMKDRKGLFALISKEENRSQPLRKASVRKKLAQATEEQPKAPIPKKRGVER
- a CDS encoding GNAT family N-acetyltransferase, which translates into the protein MEIKYTEDKIFTMEQTEKLFLSVGWVSGQYPERLYKALINSSTVITAWDGDRLVGLVRLLDDTEMVAYMHYVLVNPDYHGHGIASKMIELVKEKYKNYLYIEIMPEESKNASFYQKHGFQIMADGVAMQICHR